The following coding sequences are from one Epinephelus fuscoguttatus linkage group LG5, E.fuscoguttatus.final_Chr_v1 window:
- the LOC125889342 gene encoding claudin-4-like isoform X2, with product MGRIGKEVAGQVISFIGLVGVAVTCGIPMWRVTSYIGANIVTGQIVWDGLWMNCVMQSTGQMQCRLNESVMRLTPDLQAARALVIIALVFGFIGFIITFIGAKCTSCLKKDSSNAKVVIIGGCLLILAAILILIPVCWSAAITITDFTNPLTIDTQRREIGASIYIGWASAAILLIGGIILTTSCPPQKPMYGYPGYPPAPMYPYAGPDLQAARALVVIAIIVAAFGVILGIAGGKCTNFVEEPRAKAKVAIAAGIVFICAGVLILIPVCWSANTIIRDFYNPIITNAQRRELGAALYIGWGTAALLILGGALLCSSCPPKESPEYPVKYAGARSAVSSRAYV from the exons GCTTCATAGGTCTTGTTGGGGTGGCGGTGACCTGCGGGATCCCCATGTGGAGAGTGACCTCCTACATCGGTGCCAATATCGTGACGGGCCAGATCGTGTGGGACGGCCTGTGGATGAACTGTGTGATGCAGAGCACCGGGCAGATGCAATGCAGGCTGAATGAGTCTGTTATGAGGCTGACCCCGGATCTACAAGCCGCCCGAGCCCTGGTCATCATCGCCCTCGTCTTCGGCTTCATTGGcttcatcatcaccttcatcgGAGCCAAGTGCACCAGCTGCCTGAAAAAAGATTCATCAAACGCCAAGGTGGTGATCATAGGGGGCTGCCTTCTCATTCTTGCCGCCATCCTGATCCTCATCCCTGTCTGCTGGTCTGCAGCCATCACCATCACAGACTTCACGAACCCCCTGACCATTGACACACAGAGAAGGGAAATCGGAGCCTCCATCTACATCGGCTGGGCCTCTGCTGCAATTCTTCTGATCGGTGGGATCATCCTCACCACATCCTGCCCTCCTCAAAAACCCATGTATGGATACCCAGGCTACCCACCAGCACCTATGTACCCTTACGCAGGCCCA GACCTCCAGGCCGCCAGAGCTCTTGTGGTCATCGCCATCATCGTCGCTgcctttggggtcattttgggCATCGCTGGAGGCAAGTGCACCAACTTTGTGGAGGAGCCACGTGCCAAAGCTAAGGTGGCCATTGCTGCTGGAATCGTCTTCATTTGTGCTGGTGTTCTCATCCTCATCCCCGTCTGCTGGTCTGCCAACACCATTATCAGGGATTTCTACAACCCCATCATAACCAACGCCCAGAGGAGAGAGCTGGGAGCTGCACTCTACATCGGCTGGGGTACAGCTGCTCTTCTCATCCTGGGTGGTGCcctcctctgcagctcctgTCCACCCAAAGAGAGCCCAGAGTATCCAGTCAAGTACGCTGGTGCCAGGTCTGCAGTCTCCAGCCGAGCCTACGTCTAA